The sequence below is a genomic window from Anaerocolumna chitinilytica.
AACACAAAGCACAGAATTCGAGCAAATTTCTTATACTTCATACTAACCTCCATACTGTATTAATGCTGCAAATTTGACCGCCATGCTGTTCTCACCCCGCAAAGTGTCTGCGTTAAAGATTTCGCAGGCGTACAGTTTGCCTTGTAATCTCCAACACGCCGCTAGTTTGCGCCGAGGATTTCGCAGGCGTACAGTTTGCCTTGTAATCTCCAACACGCCGCTAGTTTGCGCCGAGGATTTCGCAAGCATACGGTTGCCTTGTAATCTCCAACACGCCGCTAGTTTGCGCCGAGGATTTCGCAGGCATACGGTTGCCTTGTAATCTCCAACACGCCGCTAGTTTGCGCCGAGGATTTCGCAGGCATACGGTTGCCTTGTAATCTCCAACACGCCGCTAGTTTGCGCCGAGGATTTCGCAGGCGCAAACTTGCGTAGGAAAATTTATTTTCCTACTATGCACCACCCAGTCCATATCTATTAATATATAATTAGTACGAAGTATAAGATTTTAGACCAACTTTATTCACTTCTAAGCGCATCTATAGGATTTAATTTTGCAGCTTTGTTCGCCGGCATAAAACCGAAGCCGACACCGATACCGGCGGATACTCCAAAAGCCAGAAGAATAGATCCCAAAGATGGATAAGCCTCGAGTCCAAACGCATTTCCGATGCTTGTAGTTGCTAACCACCCCAATATGATTCCAATGGTTCCGCCAAGAATACTGATGGTAGCTGCTTCAATAACAAATTGCAGCAGAATATCCTTCCGTTTAGCACCAAGTGATTTTCTGATACCTATCTCTTTTGTTCTTTCTATAACAGATACAAGCATAATATTCATAATTCCAATACCTGCAACCAGCAGGGATATGCCAGCAATCCCTCCTAAGATGGAACCTAACATATTTGTCATCTCTGTAACCTTATCCAAAAGCTCTGCCATTGTAGATATCTTATACAAATCTTCATCCTTCATAATATTGTATAAATAATTATCAAGAAGAGTCTTACAAGCATCAACCTTGCTGTCACTGGCTGCTGAAAAAGTATAGCTTGATATCGCAGTTCCGGCCATCCTTACAGCATTGGAATATGGTATGTAGACACAGTCATCTGCTGAGTTTTCTTCTGAGTCTGCGGTTTCTTCCTTAATACCTATAATCGTATAGACTTCTCCGTTGATTCGAATAGTATCTCCTAATCTGGCTACTCCGTCAAACAATTCGTTTACGATATAGGTTCCAATCACACAACCCTTATAACGGTTCTTAATATCTGCATAATCAATGAAACGGCCGCTTGAAAGCTTATAATCTTTCAAATCAGCGTAGTCCTCCCCAACTCCTGTAACAGTACTGGACATAGAATTTGTTCCATATTTCAGCGTATAGCTGCTGGTAACCGTAGGAGAAACTCCCTCGAATAAATCGCTGTATTTTTCAACTAGGTCATACACATCATCAACTTTAACAAATCTCGTATCCGTATTCGTTACTGAAACAGTTATTGTATTTGTTCCCATATCGGAAAAGGTTGATAATACATAGTTCGTAACACCATTCATTAAACCGATTAAGGTAATAACGGAGGTCACACCAATTATCATACCTAACATTGTAAGGAAGGAGCGCAGTTTATTGCCGATAATGCTCTTTATTGCCAATCTAAAGGTCTGAAATAAATTCATGCACGACTCCTCCTGTAATCCTCTACATCACCATCAAAATCAACCTTACCATCCTTTAAAGATACAACACGGTTTGCTTCTTCGGCAATGGAACGGTCGTGGGTAATCAATACTATTGTATTACCTTCCGCATTGAGCTGTTTTAAGAAGTCAAGTACTTCTCTGCTGGTCCTGGAATCCAAGGCTCCCGTAGGTTCGTCAGCAAGAATCAAGGAAGGATTACCCACTAAAGCTCTGGCAATGGATCCTCGCTGCTGCTGACCACCGGATAACTGATTGGGGTAGTTTTTCCATTTGTCTTTAATCCCTACTCTATCCAAGGCAGCCATGGCAAGCTCTTTTCTCTGCTTTCTTGGTACTCCTGCATAAAGCAGCGGAAGTTCCACATTCTCAAGAAGATTTTGTCTGGCCAACAGATTATATTGCTGAAAGATAAAGCCAATGGTTTTATTTCTGATTTCCGCCAGTTCATCTCCCTTTAAGGTTGAAACATCCTCTCCATTCAGGATATATTGCCCATCTGTCGGAACGTCCAAAGCACCGATAATATTCATAATTGTCGATTTACCGCTTCCCGACTTACCTACAATAGCCACAAATTCACCATGGTGAATCTTTAAACTTATGCCGTCATTTGCGCGTACTTCCGTGTTACCCATCTGGTATATTTTATAGATATCTATCAGGTTGATCAGAGGTTCTCTATCCTCATCCATCCTTCCATTCATAACGGTAACACCTCCTTATTTGCCGCCGCCAAAGGAACCACCAGCAGGAGCTCCCGATCCTCCAAAGGAGCCGCTTCTTCCAGAACCTGTGCTTCCTTGCCAGTTACCTCTCTGACCGCCTTCCATGCCGCCGAACATACCTGGCATCATATTCTGCTGATTAGTTCCTGAGCTGATACGCTTTACATAGACCTCTTCGTCACCGGTTAATCCGCTCTTGATCTCAATATAGTTACCGTCAGTCAGGCCTGTTTCTACCTGCACCGCTTTAAAACCTGCTGGAACATTGCCATTTGCTTCTTTTACAGAATCATCTTTCACATATACCATATCCCCACGTACCAATGCATCTGCAGGTATGGCAAGAACTCCTTCTGATTTGGCAACTACTATCTCACCGGTTACATTCATACCCGGAAGCAGCTCCCCGACCTTATCAATGCGTACGGTTACGGGATATTGGGTAACACCGCCGTTGGTCGTACTCTCTAGGCTAATATTAGTAACAATACCGCTAATCTCTGTATTTTCCAGTGCATCAGCAGTCACTTTAACCTCCTGTCCGACAGCTACACTCTTAACATCTAATTCATCTACATACATTTCAAAGGTTACGGCGGACAAATCATAAATCGTACAAAGACTGCTTTGATTATTAATGGTATCACCTTCCAGTGCATCTTTTCTGATAATTTTACCGGCACTTGGTGCTGTAATGCTGTAATCTGTTTTGGTATCAATTACCTCATCCAAAGATGATTCTGCATCTTCAATACTCTCCTTTGATGTTTCAATGGAATCTGATGCATTGTCCATAGAGTCTTTTGCGTTTTCTACTGCTTTATTATAAGAGTCCAGCTGATCGCTTACAGAGTCTTTATCTAATACAGCAATGGAGCCGCCTTCTATTACTTTATCCCCCTCTTCTACAGAAAGTTTGGCTATTTCACCAGCTTTTTCTGCAGTAATTACGGTATCAGTTAGTGCTGTAAAGGTGCCTTCTTCACTGGAGGATAGTGAACCGATGGAAGCAGTTGCTTTACTCGCAGTTGTAATTCCGCCGGGATTCTTTACCTTAATCGTAACTTTCTTGACTATGCGGTTACCGCTTAAGGTTTCTTCAAGACTACTCACCTTAGTAACAGTACCCGTTAAGGTATCAGCACTGTCGGACAATTCAACTGCAGCACTTTTACCAACTATAGATGAGGTTGCATCTGATGCACTAAAATAAACATTTAAGAGCATGTAGCTGTTATCATAAATTTTTGCAAGCTGACTGCCCTTTTGAACATTATCTCCTTCTTTCACCATTAATTGAGTGATTACACCGGATACAGATGAAGTTAAGTTCAAATCCTTATATTTTGCTGCGGCTTCGTTATAATCCTTCAAGGCATCTGCATAATTATCTTTTGCCTTGTTATAATTATCAACTGCTTTATCATAATTCTTCTCTGCCCTTGACACTGAAGTTTTACCTTGATCTATCTTTTTATCAAGGGTGTCCGTAGTTACCTGGTATAATACCTGGCCTTTTTTTACTTCATCACCTTCTTCAAAATCAGCAGATATCACTTCTCCTTCCACCAGTGTCTTTACATCATAAGTGTTTAGAGGTTGTATAGTGCCGGATGAAGTCAAGGTATTTTCAATATCTCTTGTTTCAACTTTGGCAGTTGTTACAGTATTTTCTGAAGATACCTTCTTCGTTTTGTCAAGCACCAGTTTCTTATAACCTAATCCAACCAATAACATAAGGATTATTAAAATGATCAGGAATCGTATAATACTTTTCTTTTTACTCTTCTGCCTGGATTTTCTGCCGTTAACCGCTTCTGACTTCGCAGTTCCTGTAGTTTTAGTGTCTTTCTTCTTAAACAGACTCATGTTCTATCCTCCTTAACTGTTTAGTTCACATTTTGTGCTATGATAACGCGTACACGGCCACCCAAAGCGGTAACTTTATCATAATAAGCTGTCAGTTTATATTTGGTTAAGTTTGTTACCTTACTTAGTGTTGTCTGAGTATAATCTGTACCATTGCAGAAATAAACCTGCACATTATCTGCTAATAAATACTTTGTGGAGGAATCTTGAACATATGTTGTGCCTACTGCTTTCACTGCAACGGACTGAAGTTTCTTAACGGAAGAAATATCTGCTCCGTTTACCATAAATCCTGCTGGTCCGATGTCAGCTGAAAGTACTGCCGTTGATGCGGTTGAGGAGGTCTTGCCATTTAATATATACTGGCTTGTTACACTTGAACCTGCTGTATTTTTAATACCAAGATAGATACCATATTGATATAAATCACCGCTTAAATTATTAAGTATAAGCTTTGTAATCTCATTTCTGCTATTTAGTTCATAATAGATTACGCTGCCTGAACCTAAAAGTGTACCAGCAAGCCGGCTTGGGTATAGAGAAACATAATTTCCGTCGTAATAATCTAATATCTTAATATTACTTGCTAACGTATAATTGCCTAATAACATTCCGTCTGCTGAAAAACTTAAGCTATCCGGCAGTGAATTTGCAAAATCATAGTTCTGGACGGTTGATATTCCATCTGTATAAGTGATACGAACCAACTGACCTTTTGTATAACTAATAGAAGTACTGTCATAATCCTGTTCAAAAGTATTACCGCTGGCATCTACTACTGTCATGTAGGCCGTGCTCAAATAATCTCCTTTCGAATCCGTTACTGTATGCTGGCCGGTGCTTAAGACAAGGCCTGTTAGGGTAACATTAAGTTCGTCAACTCCTAATGCATACACCACCGAACCATTCTTACCAAGCAGCAAGGTTACAACATCGCCGACCTCAAAGTTTCCGCCTGCTGCAAATTGCTCCGCAGTCGTAGCTGTACTTAATGTGTACTGGGTGCCTGCAATGGTTATATGGTCCGGTGCAAGAGAATCATTTCCAATAGCTTGAACCGTACCGGTCACTTTATTATCATAATCCCAGATAGTTTTTAAAGAAGATGAATAATATAAGACATCATACTGGTCAATCTCTGTTAAAGTAGATGCTTTTCCGTCTTTGTAATATTTAGCCTGAGCCAGTGCAAATGGAATCTTTTCTTTCCAGTTGTTCATAACTACAACCGGTCCCTTCAGCGTAGAATTTACCAGAGTCAGGTAACTGATTTCACCATTTGCATCAATGGTATAACCTAATGTACTTCCATAAACCTTTCCATCTTTTCCTGTTGCTGTCAGAACATTATAAAACAGATTAACGCAATTACCTCTTGTTAATATCTGATTTGCTGTCTTTGTAATGTTCTCGTTCAAATCCTTACTGGTATATAATTTCATCATTCCGTTATAAACATTACCTGTAAAATCAGCATCGGCGTATCCCAAAAGCTTAATTACACCATATACGGCTTCTTTTAAGGTAATAGCGGATGACGGTTTAAAGGAACCGTCTATGTAGCCTGACATATAACCAGCTTCTACTGCTGCTTGAATATATCCTGCAGCCCAATAGGTTTTCTTTACATCCTTAAATAAAGTAACATTCGATGCTGCAGTTACATATCCCTTTTTAGTAGATAAATTAATCAGCATCTGTGCAAATTCTGCTCTGCTTACCGTACTTGATAAAGCGCTGGTGCTGCCTTTATCCGTATTCATAATTCCCAATTCCCTGATTACTTTCAGTGCATTGCTGCTGTCCGCTTTTACCGAAACAGACGGATAGACTGTTGTTACAAGAACAGCTGCAATAAGTATTACCATTAGTAGTTTTCGCTGCATTTAAAGTCTCCTTTTCAATCAAATTACTAATATCCACCATTAAAATACATTTCTATTCTAAAAAGAAGTAGTGATTTTTCTGTGAATAAATGGTGAAATTTTAAGGATAAATTAAGAAATTTGAAATTTAATTGTAATCTTTTCGAAAGATTTTCATAAAAAAAAGATGTTTCCAAGAAGAAACATCTTTTTCATTGAACTATTTAACATCCTTATGAAAACTTATTTTATGCAGAAAACCAGTCAACTACCTTATTATTTAACTATAACCTGACAGGTCAGAAGTTTTCCATTCACCTTTGCATAAATTACAGCTGAGCCTTTTTTATGGGCTCTTACCTTACCGAATCGGCTTACTGTTGCAATCTTTTTATTTCCGCTGTACCATTTGACTCTGCCGTTTGGTCCCTTGATATAAAGTCTGTGGCCTTCACCTTTTGAAAGTGTGAGCTTCCTATGGCTTATATCTATTACCCTTATCCGGCATTTGCGTTCCTTTCCATCAAAGCGTATTCTGATAAAAGTAGTGCCCGGCCGGTAGGCGGTTATTGTCCCGAATATACTGACATCGGCAACTTTTATATCGGTAGAAGAATACCTTACCCTTTCATTGAGTCTTAAAAGGTAAATATGAAATTCTTCCCCTTTCTTTAGAACAATATCTTCTGCATTAATCCTTACCGAAAAAGGATCAAAGAGATTGGTTCTGTAAAAAATCGAAGTATGCGGAACAATCAGATACCATAACAATCCTGCAAAGGCAAGATAGTAAAGAATCGAAATCGGTCCTTGAAAACGGAACAAGCGAAAAATACTTTTTTTCATTTCTAATCCTTTTTCGCTTTTCTTACTATATTATTCCAAAAGTCCGAATTTATTCAATGGCCATATTCGAAGAATAACTTTTCCTCCGATATTTTCTTTTTTAACCGGACCAACCTCCTCATACCGGCTGTCAAAGCTTACTTCCCTATTATCTCCCATAACAAAATACTCATCCTCTGTTAATTTCAAAGGCTTGGCCGCAATGCCTGCATCGGTAATAGGTTCCTTACCGTAATTCTCAGTCAGCTTCTTATTGTTAATGTAGATATCTTTTCCTTTAATCTGTACTGTTTCACCTGGAAGACCGATAACACGCTTCACATAATATTCCTTTTGCTTTCTTCCATAGGGATAGAAAACAACAATATCAAACCGTTTTAAATCATCCAAACGATAGCTGATCTTTTCAACCATCAACTGATCCCCGTTGTGGAGTGTATTCTCCATGGAGGGTCCGTCTACAATTGTTTTTTGAATCACAAAGGTAGGAAGGATGTATAGACATACAATAAATATAATAGCATAAGTAATTAGATCTTTAATTATTGCATTCTTTTTGGATGAAGGCTTGTCCTCTTCGTCCTTCTGCTTCACATCTCGTAATTTATCTAATTTCAATCTATCTTCCGTGCTTTCTTCGGATAAGATATCCTGGTTCAATCTATCTGTGTCTTCCTTCACAGGCGTTTCTTCTGTTAAGGAATCCGTCCTATTTTCTGGCCTTAGTCCCATAACTTAAGTACCTTCCATTCTCTGAATTTACTGATGCTTCAACACTCCGAAACTATTCACAGGCCATATTCTGACCCAGGCTCTGCCTAAAATGCTCTTTCCCTTTACTATACCAACTACCGGATTTCTGCTGTCTTTGCTGTTATTACGGTTATCACCCAGCACAAAATACTCATCGTTACTAAGCTGAATAGGTTCGCTTGCTATTCCGGCATCCTCTATTAAAGCATTCCCATAATCTTCGTTCAATATTTCGCCGTTTATATAAATATCGCTTCCAATAATCTGTACTGTTTCACCAGGAAGACCGATTACTCTTTTTATGTAATAGGTTTTCTTATCATCGCTATATGGTCTGAATACAATAATATCAAAGCGTTTCGGTTTACCTGTTTCATAGGATATTTTTTCCAGTATAAGATGATCCTCATTATGTAGTGTTGCTTCCATGGAACTTCCGCTGACTTCAATCTGCTGCCCCACGAAATTATGTATTAACAGTACGGCTGCTATAATTATTGCAAAATAAATCAGCATATCCCTGATATCTTTTCCAAGACTTCCTTTTTCGTTATCCCTTTTGGGTTCTGAATGCAGACTTTCCTGCAACGGTTCTTGCCCCTCAGGTTCTTTATCTTCTATTATTTCATTCATATCGAATTCTTCTTCGTTTTCTAATTTTTTATCATCCATAAATAAGAACCTCCGTTTATAAAGTAAGGCATCCCCGCCATGCTTCATAGAGAATAAACGAGAATGCCTTATATTAATTATTCGGATTTATTTTCCTTTCCCGCTTCTTCATCATTTAGTATCTTGACTTTCGACTGATACATCTCTTCTACTGCTATTGATAAAGGTTTGGATGTGGTGGCGCGAACCATAGGGTCTGCTCCGCTTATTAATTGTCTTGCTCTTTTAGCTGTAGCGAGCACGATGGAATAACGGCTGTTTACAACCGGCTGCTCACCGGGTTCCACATCGCTGTTAACCACTTTCATTAAATCTGTATAGGATGGATGTAACATATTGAATTTCCTGCCTTTCGCCTTTTTTACTCTATTCTGAAATTTCCTTCAAATTAACACGATTTGCGATTGTATCCGGAAGCAATGAAGATAATATCAAATGTCCGCTGTCCATGACCAAAACCGCCTTTGTCTTTCTGCCGCAGGTCGCATCGATTGCATTTCCTGCATCCTTGGCATTTTGAACCAACCTTTTAATTGGGGCTGCTTCCGGGCTGATGATACCGACTATTTTATCAGCATTTACTACATTACCAAAACCAACATTAATTAATCGATTCATTCTAACGCTATGCCTCCTCAGCCTATCTCATCGCCATGGCTATTCAATGTTCTGAATCTGCTCTCTGATTTTTTCAATCTCTGTTTTAAGG
It includes:
- a CDS encoding Ig-like domain-containing protein — protein: MKKSIFRLFRFQGPISILYYLAFAGLLWYLIVPHTSIFYRTNLFDPFSVRINAEDIVLKKGEEFHIYLLRLNERVRYSSTDIKVADVSIFGTITAYRPGTTFIRIRFDGKERKCRIRVIDISHRKLTLSKGEGHRLYIKGPNGRVKWYSGNKKIATVSRFGKVRAHKKGSAVIYAKVNGKLLTCQVIVK
- a CDS encoding efflux RND transporter periplasmic adaptor subunit, producing the protein MSLFKKKDTKTTGTAKSEAVNGRKSRQKSKKKSIIRFLIILIILMLLVGLGYKKLVLDKTKKVSSENTVTTAKVETRDIENTLTSSGTIQPLNTYDVKTLVEGEVISADFEEGDEVKKGQVLYQVTTDTLDKKIDQGKTSVSRAEKNYDKAVDNYNKAKDNYADALKDYNEAAAKYKDLNLTSSVSGVITQLMVKEGDNVQKGSQLAKIYDNSYMLLNVYFSASDATSSIVGKSAAVELSDSADTLTGTVTKVSSLEETLSGNRIVKKVTIKVKNPGGITTASKATASIGSLSSSEEGTFTALTDTVITAEKAGEIAKLSVEEGDKVIEGGSIAVLDKDSVSDQLDSYNKAVENAKDSMDNASDSIETSKESIEDAESSLDEVIDTKTDYSITAPSAGKIIRKDALEGDTINNQSSLCTIYDLSAVTFEMYVDELDVKSVAVGQEVKVTADALENTEISGIVTNISLESTTNGGVTQYPVTVRIDKVGELLPGMNVTGEIVVAKSEGVLAIPADALVRGDMVYVKDDSVKEANGNVPAGFKAVQVETGLTDGNYIEIKSGLTGDEEVYVKRISSGTNQQNMMPGMFGGMEGGQRGNWQGSTGSGRSGSFGGSGAPAGGSFGGGK
- a CDS encoding S-layer homology domain-containing protein, coding for MQRKLLMVILIAAVLVTTVYPSVSVKADSSNALKVIRELGIMNTDKGSTSALSSTVSRAEFAQMLINLSTKKGYVTAASNVTLFKDVKKTYWAAGYIQAAVEAGYMSGYIDGSFKPSSAITLKEAVYGVIKLLGYADADFTGNVYNGMMKLYTSKDLNENITKTANQILTRGNCVNLFYNVLTATGKDGKVYGSTLGYTIDANGEISYLTLVNSTLKGPVVVMNNWKEKIPFALAQAKYYKDGKASTLTEIDQYDVLYYSSSLKTIWDYDNKVTGTVQAIGNDSLAPDHITIAGTQYTLSTATTAEQFAAGGNFEVGDVVTLLLGKNGSVVYALGVDELNVTLTGLVLSTGQHTVTDSKGDYLSTAYMTVVDASGNTFEQDYDSTSISYTKGQLVRITYTDGISTVQNYDFANSLPDSLSFSADGMLLGNYTLASNIKILDYYDGNYVSLYPSRLAGTLLGSGSVIYYELNSRNEITKLILNNLSGDLYQYGIYLGIKNTAGSSVTSQYILNGKTSSTASTAVLSADIGPAGFMVNGADISSVKKLQSVAVKAVGTTYVQDSSTKYLLADNVQVYFCNGTDYTQTTLSKVTNLTKYKLTAYYDKVTALGGRVRVIIAQNVN
- the rpoZ gene encoding DNA-directed RNA polymerase subunit omega, whose translation is MLHPSYTDLMKVVNSDVEPGEQPVVNSRYSIVLATAKRARQLISGADPMVRATTSKPLSIAVEEMYQSKVKILNDEEAGKENKSE
- the lepB gene encoding signal peptidase I, whose amino-acid sequence is MGLRPENRTDSLTEETPVKEDTDRLNQDILSEESTEDRLKLDKLRDVKQKDEEDKPSSKKNAIIKDLITYAIIFIVCLYILPTFVIQKTIVDGPSMENTLHNGDQLMVEKISYRLDDLKRFDIVVFYPYGRKQKEYYVKRVIGLPGETVQIKGKDIYINNKKLTENYGKEPITDAGIAAKPLKLTEDEYFVMGDNREVSFDSRYEEVGPVKKENIGGKVILRIWPLNKFGLLE
- the lepB gene encoding signal peptidase I; protein product: MLIYFAIIIAAVLLIHNFVGQQIEVSGSSMEATLHNEDHLILEKISYETGKPKRFDIIVFRPYSDDKKTYYIKRVIGLPGETVQIIGSDIYINGEILNEDYGNALIEDAGIASEPIQLSNDEYFVLGDNRNNSKDSRNPVVGIVKGKSILGRAWVRIWPVNSFGVLKHQ
- a CDS encoding ABC transporter permease, with amino-acid sequence MNLFQTFRLAIKSIIGNKLRSFLTMLGMIIGVTSVITLIGLMNGVTNYVLSTFSDMGTNTITVSVTNTDTRFVKVDDVYDLVEKYSDLFEGVSPTVTSSYTLKYGTNSMSSTVTGVGEDYADLKDYKLSSGRFIDYADIKNRYKGCVIGTYIVNELFDGVARLGDTIRINGEVYTIIGIKEETADSEENSADDCVYIPYSNAVRMAGTAISSYTFSAASDSKVDACKTLLDNYLYNIMKDEDLYKISTMAELLDKVTEMTNMLGSILGGIAGISLLVAGIGIMNIMLVSVIERTKEIGIRKSLGAKRKDILLQFVIEAATISILGGTIGIILGWLATTSIGNAFGLEAYPSLGSILLAFGVSAGIGVGFGFMPANKAAKLNPIDALRSE
- a CDS encoding DUF370 domain-containing protein codes for the protein MNRLINVGFGNVVNADKIVGIISPEAAPIKRLVQNAKDAGNAIDATCGRKTKAVLVMDSGHLILSSLLPDTIANRVNLKEISE
- a CDS encoding ABC transporter ATP-binding protein; translated protein: MDEDREPLINLIDIYKIYQMGNTEVRANDGISLKIHHGEFVAIVGKSGSGKSTIMNIIGALDVPTDGQYILNGEDVSTLKGDELAEIRNKTIGFIFQQYNLLARQNLLENVELPLLYAGVPRKQRKELAMAALDRVGIKDKWKNYPNQLSGGQQQRGSIARALVGNPSLILADEPTGALDSRTSREVLDFLKQLNAEGNTIVLITHDRSIAEEANRVVSLKDGKVDFDGDVEDYRRSRA